From Anopheles funestus chromosome 3RL, idAnoFuneDA-416_04, whole genome shotgun sequence, a single genomic window includes:
- the LOC125770978 gene encoding protein trapped in endoderm-1-like, which yields MSNGSVGNLTDPCSNYAEEDGVFCSTEISIVAASSATFIAVLGTIGNVTTLLALGRNRPVRQRRRQPTTAFVMSLATADLLFCVAVMPLMALRYGRRRWPFVANSLWCRLFPVALYGTVATSVLSLVALTVNRYVLIVHPSWYGSVYRTPGMVPLQLAICWAIPYGLMALPLFELWGRLGFDRRTFSCTVLPSISSAGNFSASPKKFIFIVGFALPFCAIVLCYTAIIGAVRRQRRNMQRYTAKPTVSATSTPGNIPGSSNDDDERHLTRTTAAIFGCFMLCFLPLTIANVLLEDAASAGEAGDVHVLASILTWHSAVLNPFIYALGSRHYRNAYWAVLRCSDCKSTTSQRRITFHRQQSPMTPGATKSTKVGSGAADNTGSGTQNNSEV from the exons ATGAGTAACGGCTCGGTCGGAAATCTCACCGATCCCTGCAGCAACTACGCAGAAGAGGATGGTGTGTTCTGCTCCACGGAAATATCGATCGTGgccgcatcgagtgctaccttTATCGCGGTACTGGGAACaatcg GAAATGTGACGACTTTACTAGCGCTCGGTCGAAACCGCCCGGTACGTCAGCGACGGCGTCAACCGACAACCGCTTTCGTAATGTCGCTGGCCACCGCCGATTTACTGTTTTGTGTTGCGGTTATGCCTCTCATGGCGCTTCGTTACGGTCGACGAAGATGGCCATTCGTTGCCAACAGTTTGTGGTGCAGACTGTTTCCAGTCGCACTGTATGGAACGGTGGCCACATCCGTGCTGAGCTTGGTGGCATTAACCGTCAATCGGTATGTGCTGATAGTGCATCCCAGCTGGTACGGATCGGTTTATCGTACGCCCGGTATGGTACCATTGCAGTTGGCAATTTGTTGGGCCATTCCTTACGGTTTGATG GCTTTGCCACTATTTGAACTTTGGGGTCGTCTAGGATTCGATCGCCGAACATTCTCCTGCACAGTTTTACCCTCGATCAGTTCGGCGGGCAATTTTTCCGCCAGTCCAAAGAAATTCATATTTATCGTAGGATTCGCCTTACCATTCTGCGCTATCGTATTATGCTACACGGCCATCATCGGTGCAGTTCGACGACAGCGGCGCAATATGCAACGATATACAGCCAAGCCGACCGTTTCAGCTACTTCCACACCCGGTAACATTCCGGGATCCAGTAATGACGATGATGAGCGGCATTTGACACGCACAACGGCCGCTATATTCGGATGTTTCATGCTCTGCTTTCTGCCACTAACGATCGCCAACGTGCTGTTGGAGGATGCTGCATCGGCTGGAGAGGCAGGCGATGTTCACGTGCTCGCATCGATCCTCACTTGGCATTCGGCCGTACTTAATCCCTTCATCTATGCGCTCGGTAGTCGGCACTATCG CAACGCTTATTGGGCCGTTCTTCGCTGTTCTGATTGCAAAAGCACAACATCCCAGCGAAGGATTACTTTCCATCGACAGCAGTCGCCTATGACTCCGGGCGCAACGAAGTCAACTAAAGTTGGAAGTGGTGCTGCGGACAATACGGGAAGTGGAACACAAAATAATTCGGAAGTgtaa